A window from Felis catus isolate Fca126 chromosome B1, F.catus_Fca126_mat1.0, whole genome shotgun sequence encodes these proteins:
- the TIGD4 gene encoding tigger transposable element-derived protein 4 — translation MAEASVDASTLPVTVKKKKSLSIEEKIDIINAVESGKKKAEIAAEYGIKKNSLSSIMKNKDKVLEAFESLRFDPKRKRLRTAFYTDLEEALMRWYRIAQCLNVPVNGPMLRLKANDFAQKLGHNDFKCSNGWLDRFKSRYGLVFRAQPVEATGVSVDPSTVWHQNVLPYYLNDYHPKNVFNIKETGLLYRMLPTNTFAFKGETCSIGKLCKDRITLVVGTNMDGSEKLPLLIIGKHRNPHCFKGIKSLPVCYEANRMAWMTSDVFEQWMRKLDEKFQAQQRRVVIFVDSFPSHPEVKNLKSIELAFFPSCVSSKFIAMKQGVIKSLKIKYRHCLIKKFLSSVEGSKEFTFSLLDAVDTLHLCWRAVTPETIVKSYEEAGFKSQKGESDKTNVETDTGLDLVAHAQAAGVEFPEGLSLEEYAALDDDLETCEAEPKGDSVWTEESKSDETGLYTSDEEDDGGSLGTELPLPSKNEAITALDTLKSFLRSQDMNEELHNSLADLEIFINSSSK, via the coding sequence tatggaataaagaaaaattcactGTCTTCTATTATGAAGAATAAAGACAAAGTTCTAGAAGCCTTTGAATCTCTGAGATTTGatccaaagagaaaaagactgagaACTGCTTTTTACACAGATCTGGAAGAGGCATTAATGAGGTGGTATCGAATTGCTCAGTGTCTAAATGTACCAGTTAATGGTCCAATGCTACGTCTAAAAGCTAATGATTTTGCACAGAAACTGGGACATAATGATTTTAAGTGCAGTAACGGTTGGCTGGATCGCTTTAAATCCAGGTACGGTTTAGTATTCAGAGCTCAACCTGTGGAAGCTACAGGTGTTTCAGTAGACCCGTCAACTGTCTGGCACCAAAATGTACTTCcttattatttaaatgattatcatcctaaaaatgtttttaatataaaagagaCCGGGCTGCTTTATCGAATGTTACCTACaaatacatttgcatttaaagGAGAAACCTGCTCGATTGGAAAGTTATGCAAAGACAGAATAACTCTAGTGGTTGGGACAAACATGGATGGCTCAGAGAAACTTCCTTTGCTCATCATTGGAAAACACAGAAATCCACATTGTTTCAAAGGTATAAAATCATTGCCTGTGTGTTATGAAGCTAACAGGATGGCATGGATGACCTCAGATGTGTTTGAACAATGGATGCGGAAGCTCGATGAGAAATTTCAAGCCCAGCAACGAAGAGTGGTGATCTTTGTTGATTCTTTTCCTTCACATCCAGAGGTAAAGAACCTAAAGTCCATTGAGTTAGCATTCTTTCCGTCATGTGTATCTTCCAAATTTATAGCTATGAAACAAGGTGTTATTAAAAGCCTTAAAATCAAATATCGACATTGTcttatcaaaaaatttttaagctctGTTGAAGGCAGCAAAGAATTTACATTTTCCCTACTAGACGCAGTTGATACTTTGCACCTTTGCTGGAGGGCTGTAACCCCCGAGACTATTGTTAAGAGCTATGAAGAGGCAGGATTCAAATCTCAAAAGGGAGAAAGTGACAAGACAAATGTAGAGACAGACACTGGTCTTGATTTGGTTGCCCATGCTCAGGCAGCAGGTGTGGAATTTCCTGAAGGTTTATCTCTAGAAGAGTATGCTGCCCTCGATGATGATTTGGAGACCTGCGAAGCGGAACCAAAAGGTGATTCTGTATGGACCGAAGAGAGTAAATCAGATGAAACTGGGCTTTATACTTCTGATGAAGAGGATGATGGTGGATCTCTAGGAACTGAGCTCCCTTTACCATCAAAAAATGAGGCCATAACTGCTTTAGATACTCTTAAAAGTTTTCTTAGAAGTCAAGATATGAATGAGGAGCTTCATAATTCTTTAGCAGaccttgaaatttttattaactCATCAtctaaataa